One genomic segment of Aquipluma nitroreducens includes these proteins:
- a CDS encoding glucose-1-phosphate adenylyltransferase yields MKKKTRTLAIVLGGGQGTRLNPLTETRSKPAVPIAGKYRLVDIPISNCINSDINRIFVLTQFNSASLNQHIKNTYTFSFFDDSFVDVLAAEQTPDNKNWFQGTADAVRQCMQHFVNYDFEYALILSGDQLYQMDFNALIDAHEAAGADITLATLPVNAKDAPDFGILKANSENIVTEFIEKPATELLPDWISPVSEEMQNEGKLYLASMGIYVFNRDLLIELMNVKDTKDFGKEIIPQSIGRNKVISYQYEGYWTDIGSIDSFYEATLELTDDIPKFNLFDNSNVIYTRPRLLPPSKISGTILYKAVISDGCIIQASKIEHSVIGIRSRIGKDTTIVSSYVMGNDYYQNLEEIDQDHNDGKVMGIGERCYISTCIVDKNCHIGNDVTIKGGSHLPDSNNNLYTVKEGIVVIKKGAIIPNGFVIE; encoded by the coding sequence ATGAAGAAAAAAACAAGAACGCTAGCCATTGTTTTGGGAGGAGGACAGGGAACAAGACTAAACCCCTTAACTGAAACCAGGTCGAAGCCGGCAGTTCCGATTGCCGGAAAATATCGACTGGTAGATATACCAATTTCAAATTGTATTAATTCGGATATTAATCGAATATTTGTTTTAACGCAGTTTAATTCTGCCTCGTTAAATCAGCATATTAAAAACACATACACGTTTAGCTTTTTCGACGATTCTTTTGTTGATGTTCTGGCTGCAGAACAAACTCCGGATAATAAAAACTGGTTTCAGGGAACAGCCGATGCTGTCCGCCAGTGTATGCAACATTTCGTGAATTACGATTTTGAATATGCTCTTATTCTTTCGGGAGACCAGTTGTATCAGATGGATTTTAATGCCCTGATTGATGCACATGAGGCTGCTGGCGCCGATATTACATTGGCAACACTTCCTGTGAATGCAAAGGATGCTCCTGACTTTGGAATCCTTAAGGCGAATTCTGAGAATATTGTGACTGAATTTATTGAAAAGCCTGCTACAGAGCTGCTTCCTGACTGGATTTCTCCGGTTAGTGAAGAAATGCAAAACGAAGGGAAATTATACTTGGCATCGATGGGAATTTACGTGTTTAACCGCGATTTGCTGATTGAACTAATGAATGTAAAAGACACTAAAGATTTTGGGAAAGAAATTATTCCACAATCCATTGGCAGAAATAAAGTGATTAGCTATCAATACGAAGGATACTGGACAGACATTGGTAGTATTGATTCTTTTTATGAAGCGACCCTTGAATTAACTGATGATATTCCAAAATTCAACCTTTTCGATAATTCGAATGTAATTTACACACGCCCCAGATTACTACCACCTTCGAAAATATCAGGAACCATCCTATACAAAGCAGTAATTTCTGACGGATGTATTATTCAGGCCAGCAAAATTGAACATTCGGTAATCGGCATCAGATCACGCATCGGAAAAGATACGACCATTGTTAGTTCGTATGTGATGGGTAACGATTATTATCAGAATTTGGAGGAAATTGATCAGGATCACAATGATGGCAAGGTGATGGGCATTGGTGAACGTTGCTATATCAGCACTTGTATCGTTGATAAGAATTGTCACATCGGAAATGATGTAACAATAAAAGGTGGCAGTCATTTGCCTGACTCGAATAATAACCTTTATACCGTAAAGGAAGGAATCGTAGTAATTAAAAAAGGCGCTATTATTCCCAATGGATTTGTAATTGAGTGA
- a CDS encoding sensor histidine kinase, translating into MAVRRTFRKRILINYLAVFSIFSLVVLAYQYDREKHYRTAQLENTLDNISEFSHRYIEHKKIFETGDFRSLDTLKSLLPISNTRLTVLDLTGKVVYDSFVANVEHLENHLSRPEVQKALQFGKGSSIRLSATTNQKFYYYAKNCHNYYVRTAAVYNVDIINFLKTEHIFLVFIFFLFVLMGILFHFTTRRLGDFIVKLKDFALKAGQNEDISKMDSNFQDNELGVIRRQIVQIYDNLKTAKDELTTEKEKLYGHLQVLNEGISIFSPEKHKILANSHFIQFINVISEKSTISAEHIFTIPEFAKVLEFVDQYRENELPALNKELPQLEYTIEKSEKFFHVRCIIFVDRSFEVLISDVTKPEKQKLLKQQLTSNIAHELKTPLSSIKGYLETILNNPNIPEEKRKYFIEKAFAQAERLTDLLNDISLLNNIEDAGGLFEFKAVMLKPVIHDVVENLKHRLNEKNMDCVVDISKEIVVNGNESLLFSVFQNLIENSINYAGNNATITIRKYLEDDKFYYFQYCDTGIGILDEHLTRIFERFYRVDYGRSRETGGTGLGLSIVKNAILLHKGEISVRNRPEGGLEFLFSLSKK; encoded by the coding sequence GTGGCAGTAAGACGTACCTTCAGAAAGCGAATATTAATAAACTACCTTGCTGTATTTTCTATTTTCAGTCTGGTTGTGCTGGCGTACCAATACGATCGGGAGAAGCATTATCGTACAGCTCAGCTCGAAAACACGCTCGATAATATTTCTGAATTTAGCCACCGCTATATTGAACACAAGAAGATTTTTGAAACGGGTGATTTTAGGTCGCTGGATACACTCAAGAGTTTGTTGCCAATTTCGAATACCCGTTTAACTGTACTCGATCTGACAGGTAAGGTTGTATATGATAGCTTCGTTGCTAACGTTGAACATCTTGAGAACCATTTGAGTCGACCTGAGGTTCAAAAAGCATTGCAATTCGGAAAAGGATCAAGTATTAGGCTTTCAGCAACTACCAACCAGAAGTTTTATTACTATGCTAAAAATTGCCATAACTATTATGTCAGGACCGCTGCCGTTTATAATGTCGACATCATCAATTTTCTAAAAACAGAACATATTTTTCTGGTATTTATCTTTTTCCTGTTTGTGCTGATGGGAATACTGTTTCATTTCACTACCCGCAGGCTCGGTGATTTCATTGTTAAGTTGAAAGATTTTGCATTGAAAGCCGGGCAGAACGAGGACATTTCGAAGATGGACAGTAATTTTCAGGACAATGAGTTGGGTGTAATCCGTCGGCAGATTGTACAAATCTACGATAACTTAAAAACCGCTAAAGATGAATTGACCACTGAAAAGGAGAAATTGTACGGACATTTACAGGTGCTGAATGAAGGCATTTCTATTTTTTCTCCCGAAAAGCATAAAATATTGGCAAACAGCCATTTTATTCAGTTTATAAACGTGATTTCGGAGAAGTCGACAATTTCGGCCGAACACATTTTCACTATTCCTGAATTTGCGAAAGTTCTTGAATTTGTAGATCAGTATCGAGAAAATGAACTTCCGGCACTAAATAAAGAACTTCCGCAACTCGAATATACCATTGAAAAGAGTGAAAAATTCTTTCATGTCAGATGTATCATTTTTGTAGATCGCAGCTTTGAAGTTTTGATAAGCGATGTTACCAAACCAGAAAAACAAAAACTATTAAAACAACAACTTACCTCGAACATCGCTCACGAACTGAAGACACCATTGTCATCCATTAAAGGATACCTGGAAACGATCCTGAATAACCCTAATATTCCGGAAGAAAAGAGAAAGTACTTTATTGAAAAGGCATTTGCTCAGGCCGAACGCTTGACTGATTTGCTGAACGACATTTCTTTGCTCAATAATATTGAAGATGCAGGTGGCTTGTTTGAGTTTAAAGCGGTAATGCTGAAACCGGTTATACATGATGTGGTTGAAAACCTGAAGCATCGTTTGAACGAGAAAAATATGGATTGCGTGGTCGATATCAGTAAAGAAATAGTTGTTAACGGAAACGAATCTTTATTGTTCTCTGTGTTTCAAAATCTGATTGAGAATTCAATCAATTACGCTGGGAATAATGCTACGATTACGATCAGGAAATACCTTGAGGACGATAAATTCTATTATTTTCAATATTGCGATACAGGCATAGGTATTTTAGACGAGCATCTGACCCGAATTTTTGAGCGGTTCTATCGTGTCGATTATGGCCGTTCGCGCGAAACGGGAGGAACCGGGCTTGGCCTCTCTATTGTAAAGAACGCAATCCTGCTTCATAAAGGAGAAATATCAGTCAGGAACAGACCAGAAGGAGGGCTGGAATTCCTGTTTTCGTTATCGAAGAAATGA
- the tsf gene encoding translation elongation factor Ts — protein MEISAADVMKLRKATGAGMMDCKSALAEAEGDFNRATDIIREKGKLVASKRADRAATEGVVLAKVNESKKSGALLVLNCETDFVAKNEAFVAFAEKILDAAIANNAADLDAVKALVLDGRTVENHVIEQTGVIGEKLDLPYYSKLDAETVVAYIHPGNRLSTLVGFNKADVDVQVTKDVAMQVAAMNPVAVDKANVPAEIVEKELEIAKEKFRQEGKPEAMLDKISQGALEKFFKENTLLNQAFIKENKQTVSDFLKSQDKGLTVTGFFRYNLAD, from the coding sequence ATGGAAATTAGTGCCGCAGATGTGATGAAGTTGCGTAAAGCAACTGGCGCAGGTATGATGGATTGTAAATCTGCCTTGGCTGAAGCTGAGGGCGATTTTAACCGTGCTACCGACATTATTCGCGAAAAAGGTAAACTGGTTGCCAGCAAAAGAGCTGACAGAGCAGCTACCGAAGGTGTAGTGCTTGCAAAGGTTAACGAATCAAAAAAATCGGGTGCACTGCTCGTTTTGAATTGCGAAACTGACTTCGTTGCCAAAAATGAAGCATTCGTTGCTTTTGCTGAAAAAATTCTGGATGCTGCAATTGCTAACAATGCAGCTGATTTGGATGCAGTAAAAGCATTGGTTCTTGATGGACGTACCGTTGAAAATCATGTTATCGAACAAACAGGTGTTATCGGTGAAAAACTGGACTTACCATATTACTCAAAATTGGATGCTGAAACTGTTGTTGCATACATTCACCCGGGAAATAGGTTGTCTACACTTGTAGGTTTTAACAAAGCTGATGTTGATGTTCAGGTTACCAAAGATGTTGCCATGCAGGTAGCAGCTATGAATCCTGTTGCTGTTGACAAAGCTAACGTTCCAGCCGAAATCGTTGAAAAAGAACTCGAAATTGCCAAAGAAAAATTCCGTCAGGAAGGTAAACCTGAAGCAATGCTCGATAAAATTTCACAAGGTGCATTGGAAAAATTCTTTAAAGAAAATACCCTGTTAAATCAGGCTTTCATTAAAGAAAACAAACAAACTGTTTCGGATTTCCTGAAAAGTCAAGACAAAGGATTGACTGTTACCGGATTCTTCCGCTACAATCTTGCCGACTAG
- the rpsI gene encoding 30S ribosomal protein S9, translating to MEVVNALGRRKSAVARVYVSEGKGKITINNRELNDYFPTGILQYVVLQPLNLLGVAGQYDINVNLDGGGITGQAEALRLGITRALMEINPESRPALKAAGFVTRDPREVERKKPGQPKARKRFQFSKR from the coding sequence ATGGAAGTAGTAAACGCGTTAGGTCGCAGAAAATCCGCAGTTGCCAGAGTTTATGTTAGCGAAGGCAAAGGAAAAATTACAATCAATAACAGAGAATTGAATGATTATTTTCCAACAGGAATTCTGCAGTATGTTGTTTTGCAACCGTTGAATCTGTTAGGTGTTGCTGGTCAGTACGACATCAATGTAAACCTTGATGGTGGTGGAATCACCGGACAGGCAGAAGCATTACGTTTAGGAATCACACGGGCATTGATGGAAATCAATCCTGAATCACGTCCTGCATTAAAAGCTGCCGGATTCGTGACCAGAGATCCTCGTGAGGTTGAACGTAAAAAACCAGGTCAGCCAAAAGCACGCAAAAGATTCCAGTTCTCAAAACGTTAG
- a CDS encoding sulfite exporter TauE/SafE family protein, producing the protein MELLSSLHISPLEWIIIMVCGMLIGMSKVGVPGVSMIVVPALAFIFGAKQSTGVLLPILMMADLFGVAYYRRHANWNHLIKVIPWAVVGLVIALWVGKMVNDEQFKNLIAILVFLSIALMLWQDKRKGTNLFPDKWWFAATMGILGGFATMIGNVAGPVFAIYLLAMHLPKNSFIGTSAWFFMIINFTKFPLQLFVWNNITLHTLTIDLFTIPAIALGAFVGFKAVKIIPDHIYRGFVIVITAISAFLLLL; encoded by the coding sequence ATGGAGCTTTTGTCTTCACTTCATATCAGTCCGCTTGAATGGATAATAATCATGGTTTGTGGAATGCTTATCGGAATGTCGAAAGTTGGTGTTCCGGGAGTTTCTATGATTGTGGTTCCTGCTCTGGCCTTTATTTTTGGCGCCAAACAATCGACCGGTGTGTTGCTTCCCATCCTGATGATGGCCGATCTTTTTGGAGTAGCCTATTACCGTAGGCATGCCAATTGGAATCACCTGATTAAAGTGATACCGTGGGCTGTAGTTGGTCTGGTGATTGCATTGTGGGTTGGTAAAATGGTGAACGACGAGCAATTTAAAAATCTGATTGCGATTCTTGTTTTTCTCAGCATTGCCCTAATGCTTTGGCAGGACAAGCGAAAAGGAACAAATCTTTTTCCTGATAAATGGTGGTTTGCTGCAACAATGGGGATTTTGGGCGGTTTTGCTACTATGATTGGTAATGTGGCCGGTCCTGTTTTCGCTATTTATTTGCTGGCCATGCATCTCCCAAAAAACAGCTTCATTGGTACCAGCGCCTGGTTTTTCATGATTATTAATTTCACGAAATTTCCGTTGCAACTGTTTGTCTGGAACAATATCACGCTGCACACATTAACTATTGATTTATTTACAATCCCGGCGATTGCGTTAGGGGCGTTTGTTGGGTTTAAGGCTGTTAAAATAATTCCTGACCACATTTACCGAGGGTTCGTTATTGTGATTACGGCGATTTCTGCATTCTTATTGTTGCTCTAA
- the rpsB gene encoding 30S ribosomal protein S2 — protein MPRTNFQDLLDAGVHFGHLRRKWNPNMAPYIFMEKNGIHIIDLQKTIVKVDEAALAIKQIAKSGRKILFVATKKQAKDIVAELVGGVNMPYVTERWPGGMLTNFPTIRKAVKKMMSIDKMTKDNSWDVLSKREKLQISRQRAKLEKMLGSIADLTRLPAALFIVDVLKEKIAVREAQRLGIPVFAMVDTNSEPEGIDFVIPANDDASQSISLIVQTMTDAIREGLSERKVERDKDDDEKETKVKSRKAKVADEKSIAVDSEDDDDEDLDDEDLDEEIDE, from the coding sequence ATGCCAAGAACAAATTTTCAAGATTTATTGGATGCAGGTGTTCATTTTGGACACTTGAGAAGAAAGTGGAATCCAAACATGGCTCCGTATATTTTTATGGAGAAAAACGGAATCCACATTATTGATCTTCAAAAAACAATCGTTAAAGTTGACGAAGCTGCCCTTGCAATCAAACAAATTGCAAAATCGGGTCGCAAAATTTTATTCGTTGCCACAAAAAAACAAGCCAAGGACATTGTTGCCGAATTGGTTGGTGGCGTTAACATGCCATACGTTACTGAGCGTTGGCCAGGTGGTATGCTTACCAACTTCCCAACTATCCGGAAAGCTGTTAAGAAAATGATGTCGATCGACAAAATGACCAAAGACAACAGCTGGGATGTGCTCTCAAAACGTGAAAAACTTCAGATTAGCCGTCAACGTGCTAAACTCGAAAAAATGCTCGGAAGTATTGCTGACTTAACACGTCTTCCTGCAGCTCTTTTCATTGTTGACGTATTGAAAGAAAAAATCGCTGTTCGCGAAGCTCAACGTCTTGGAATTCCGGTTTTTGCAATGGTTGATACCAACTCAGAACCAGAAGGAATTGATTTCGTTATCCCTGCTAACGACGATGCATCTCAGTCGATCAGTTTGATTGTTCAAACGATGACTGATGCTATCCGCGAAGGACTTTCTGAACGCAAAGTTGAACGCGATAAAGACGATGACGAAAAAGAAACAAAAGTAAAAAGTAGAAAAGCAAAAGTTGCTGACGAAAAATCAATTGCTGTCGACAGTGAAGATGACGATGACGAAGATCTTGATGATGAAGATCTTGACGAAGAAATTGATGAATAA
- a CDS encoding glycogen synthase, whose amino-acid sequence MDIIHISAECYPAAKAGGLGDVVGALPKYQKMLGHSASVIMPFYHGKFSRENKFSVIFSGFARLGHTNFAFNVLTLDENNLGYDLFMIDIPGLFDRENIYSYHDDTERFITFQIATLNWLNQREIMPDIIHCHDSHTGFIPFMMSKVREYSKFEQVPTIFTIHNGQYQGQFGFDKLYFLPPFHSYFNGLVEWHNLINPLASAIKCAWRVTTVSPSYLDEIGYSMKGMEDLLRQERGKSVGILNGIDADVWNPATDPMLEQKYSIKNITEGKAANKEVLCKQFNLNPEKPLFTFIGRLVGEKGADVLPEIIYNISKFNPGEQNILVLGSGEKHIENSLLHLESEFKGSYCSYIGYNEKLSHVIYAGADFLLMPSRVEPCGLNQLYALRYGTVPIVRRTGGLRDTVIDIGDGGFGICHDQCSAFDVLHSMQRAKSFYQKKRDFNKIRKQIMQIDHSWNKAAQDYIELYQSLKS is encoded by the coding sequence ATGGATATAATACACATAAGTGCAGAATGTTACCCTGCGGCAAAGGCTGGAGGATTAGGCGATGTTGTAGGTGCATTACCTAAATATCAAAAAATGCTTGGCCATTCGGCTTCGGTAATTATGCCATTTTATCATGGGAAATTTAGTAGAGAAAATAAATTCTCAGTTATTTTCTCGGGATTTGCAAGATTAGGGCATACCAATTTTGCATTTAATGTGCTAACTCTTGATGAAAACAATCTGGGATATGACCTTTTCATGATTGATATTCCCGGGTTATTTGATCGCGAAAATATTTACTCATATCATGATGACACTGAGCGGTTTATTACATTCCAGATTGCAACCTTAAATTGGCTGAACCAGAGGGAAATAATGCCGGATATTATTCATTGCCACGATTCGCATACTGGATTTATTCCATTCATGATGTCGAAGGTTCGCGAATACAGCAAATTCGAACAGGTACCAACCATTTTTACCATTCACAATGGGCAATATCAAGGGCAATTCGGATTCGATAAATTATATTTCCTTCCTCCTTTTCACTCCTATTTCAACGGACTGGTCGAATGGCATAATCTGATTAATCCCCTGGCATCGGCAATAAAATGTGCATGGCGGGTTACCACGGTTTCCCCAAGTTATCTCGATGAAATCGGATATTCCATGAAAGGAATGGAAGATTTATTACGTCAGGAACGAGGCAAATCAGTGGGTATCCTTAACGGTATCGATGCTGATGTATGGAATCCGGCAACTGACCCAATGCTGGAGCAGAAATACAGCATAAAAAATATTACTGAAGGGAAAGCGGCGAACAAGGAAGTTCTTTGCAAACAGTTTAACCTGAATCCGGAGAAACCACTGTTTACTTTTATTGGTCGTTTAGTTGGCGAAAAAGGTGCCGATGTGCTTCCAGAGATTATTTACAACATAAGTAAATTTAATCCGGGTGAGCAGAATATTTTGGTTTTAGGTTCGGGCGAAAAGCATATTGAAAATTCATTGCTTCATTTGGAATCGGAGTTTAAAGGTAGTTACTGTTCGTATATTGGTTACAATGAGAAGCTTTCGCATGTAATTTATGCCGGTGCCGATTTTCTGCTGATGCCTTCGCGGGTTGAACCTTGCGGATTGAATCAATTGTACGCACTTCGCTATGGTACTGTTCCTATTGTCAGGCGAACAGGAGGTTTGCGTGACACGGTGATCGATATTGGGGATGGTGGGTTTGGTATTTGTCACGACCAATGTTCTGCTTTCGATGTATTACATTCGATGCAACGAGCCAAATCATTTTATCAAAAAAAGAGAGATTTTAATAAAATCAGAAAACAAATCATGCAGATTGACCATTCATGGAATAAAGCTGCACAGGATTACATCGAATTATACCAATCACTTAAAAGTTAA
- a CDS encoding response regulator transcription factor — MNQDYKILVVDDERDLCEILQFNLASEGFEIEVAYSGEEALSKSIERFDLLLLDVMMGGMSGFKLADKIRKEMGLSVPIIFLTARETENDMLTGFNVGGDDYLSKPFSIKELVARIKAVLRRGKNVEVKPKVITVDTMELDLNRKSVTIDNENILLTRKEFEILNMLISHKGKYLSRQEILDRIWADDVIVTERNVDVNIARLRKKISTYGSCIKGRSGYGYCFEN, encoded by the coding sequence ATGAATCAGGACTATAAAATATTGGTTGTCGACGATGAACGGGATTTATGCGAAATCCTTCAGTTTAATTTGGCAAGTGAAGGATTCGAGATAGAGGTCGCCTATTCAGGTGAAGAAGCGCTTTCCAAGTCCATTGAACGATTCGACTTATTGTTGCTTGATGTGATGATGGGTGGAATGTCGGGTTTTAAATTAGCCGATAAAATCAGGAAGGAAATGGGGCTTTCGGTTCCGATTATTTTTCTTACTGCCCGTGAAACCGAGAACGATATGTTGACTGGTTTCAATGTTGGCGGTGACGATTATCTGTCAAAACCATTTTCGATTAAAGAACTGGTTGCAAGGATTAAAGCTGTTTTGCGCCGTGGAAAAAATGTTGAAGTGAAACCAAAAGTTATTACTGTTGACACCATGGAGTTGGATTTGAATCGAAAATCGGTGACCATCGACAATGAAAATATATTGCTTACTCGAAAGGAATTTGAGATTCTAAACATGTTAATTTCGCACAAGGGTAAATATTTGAGTCGTCAGGAAATCCTTGATCGTATTTGGGCCGATGATGTAATTGTTACTGAGCGAAATGTGGATGTTAATATTGCCCGGTTACGTAAAAAGATAAGTACCTACGGAAGTTGCATCAAGGGGCGATCTGGATACGGATATTGCTTTGAAAATTAG
- the rplM gene encoding 50S ribosomal protein L13 has translation MDTLSYKTVSANKATVTKEWVLVDATDVVLGRLASKVAKILRGKNKPSFTPHVDCGDNVIVINAEKVRLTGNKLNDKIYLSYSGYPGGQRKQTPAELMSKYPERLVEKAVKGMLPKNRLGSKVYGNLKVYVGSEHKQEAQSPRLIDLNTIK, from the coding sequence GTGGATACACTAAGTTACAAAACCGTTTCAGCAAACAAAGCTACGGTAACAAAAGAGTGGGTTCTTGTTGATGCCACTGATGTGGTTCTCGGACGTTTGGCCAGTAAAGTAGCCAAAATCCTGAGAGGAAAGAACAAACCGAGCTTCACTCCTCATGTTGATTGTGGTGACAACGTGATTGTCATCAATGCAGAAAAAGTGCGTCTGACAGGAAATAAACTGAATGACAAGATCTACCTAAGTTATTCTGGTTATCCAGGAGGACAAAGGAAACAGACTCCAGCAGAATTAATGAGTAAATATCCTGAAAGACTGGTTGAAAAAGCAGTTAAAGGTATGTTACCAAAAAATCGTCTGGGAAGTAAAGTCTATGGAAACCTGAAAGTGTATGTTGGATCAGAACACAAACAGGAAGCTCAGAGCCCAAGATTAATTGATTTAAATACAATTAAATAG
- a CDS encoding phosphate signaling complex PhoU family protein, translated as MSQKKDEAIVNIIADYEKLANLVLRQLDTVEKLIASGKLRLDDSVHEDFVKNEEKINKLEVKLSEEVINSIALYQPVASQIRKLMSCYRITISLERIGDLALSIVKLMRRIESEEVYTSLSGFISKMMNLSVDMSRRSMLSFLNQDMELAKWTIKSEIIVDEFNHKMLKKVAERVNLLAEDKNILISFINIKEMAASIERIADHAANIAEASFYSFEGKDIRHKRN; from the coding sequence ATGTCGCAAAAGAAAGACGAAGCCATTGTAAATATTATAGCTGATTACGAAAAACTTGCCAATTTAGTGTTACGGCAGCTCGACACCGTTGAAAAATTAATTGCCTCAGGAAAATTGCGTTTGGATGATTCGGTGCATGAAGATTTTGTTAAAAATGAGGAGAAAATTAATAAGCTTGAAGTTAAGCTGAGCGAAGAAGTAATCAATTCAATAGCCCTATACCAACCTGTAGCTTCGCAGATACGCAAATTAATGTCATGCTACCGTATTACCATCAGTCTCGAACGAATTGGTGATTTGGCGTTAAGTATCGTTAAACTCATGCGGCGGATTGAAAGCGAAGAAGTATATACAAGTCTTTCAGGGTTTATTTCAAAAATGATGAATTTGAGTGTCGATATGTCCAGAAGATCCATGTTATCTTTTTTAAATCAGGATATGGAATTGGCCAAATGGACCATTAAATCTGAAATAATTGTGGACGAATTCAACCACAAAATGCTAAAGAAAGTTGCTGAAAGGGTTAATCTTTTAGCTGAAGACAAGAATATTTTAATCAGTTTTATCAATATCAAAGAAATGGCTGCAAGCATTGAACGTATTGCTGATCATGCGGCAAATATTGCCGAGGCCTCGTTTTATTCTTTCGAGGGGAAAGACATTCGTCATAAGCGAAACTAA
- a CDS encoding YkvA family protein, with protein sequence MKKFRTIQIGANLYSLFADEFKSAKFRRHYSDASFWDKLKRYSKVAGMKVVYPVLLLQYLMKSNDVPLKAKLILSAALGYFILPVDFIPDFAPLIGFADDLGVLLLVLRQMAVHVTPEIKNQARKHLLKWFGETEPTELDLLDKEFSA encoded by the coding sequence ATGAAAAAATTCCGTACCATACAAATCGGAGCCAATCTCTACAGTTTATTCGCTGACGAGTTTAAATCGGCCAAATTCCGGAGACATTATTCGGATGCTTCATTTTGGGATAAACTGAAACGGTATTCGAAAGTAGCCGGAATGAAGGTGGTTTATCCTGTGCTGTTGCTGCAATATCTGATGAAATCGAATGACGTTCCACTCAAAGCAAAACTAATTTTGTCAGCCGCTTTGGGTTATTTCATTTTGCCGGTCGATTTTATTCCTGATTTTGCTCCGCTAATTGGGTTTGCCGATGATTTGGGCGTATTGTTGCTGGTTCTTCGTCAAATGGCTGTTCATGTTACTCCTGAAATTAAAAATCAGGCTCGCAAACATCTTCTGAAATGGTTTGGTGAAACAGAACCTACTGAACTGGACCTTCTGGACAAGGAGTTTTCGGCCTGA
- a CDS encoding glycosyl transferase family 90, giving the protein MGISSFLANRKYKNNRPVYYVRAILRELLPDFFCRIQLKSKLKKQTDFDIEYIQRRVNYYCKLQNCKPPFNFQVQLSEFKIPARIRAYYFDSYEYTRFFSKNRRATFLPGDITHVPDFPTIVKSRPIGNHNANSVILNLDKIRHFIFVNDKRSFISKKDLLVGRGAVTQSHRKRFQELYFNHPLCNIGQVNMDNEGNKYLVEKMTIDEQLEYKFILSLEGNDVATNLKWIMSSNSLAVMPCPKYETWFMEGTLVANYHYVMIEDDYSDLEERLNYYIGHPEEALEIVRNANEYTNQFRNKNREDVISLLVLDKYFRETGQY; this is encoded by the coding sequence ATGGGAATCAGTTCATTTTTGGCAAACCGGAAGTACAAAAATAATAGGCCAGTCTATTATGTCCGGGCTATCCTGAGAGAACTTTTACCTGACTTTTTTTGTCGGATTCAGCTTAAGTCGAAACTTAAAAAACAAACCGACTTCGACATCGAATACATTCAAAGGAGGGTAAATTATTACTGCAAGCTACAGAACTGTAAACCGCCATTCAATTTTCAAGTTCAACTCAGCGAATTCAAGATTCCCGCTAGAATCAGAGCCTATTATTTCGATAGCTATGAATATACCCGATTTTTCAGTAAAAATCGGAGGGCAACTTTTTTGCCGGGAGACATCACTCATGTTCCCGATTTTCCGACAATTGTAAAAAGCCGACCAATTGGCAATCACAATGCCAATTCGGTGATATTAAATTTAGATAAAATCAGGCATTTTATATTCGTGAACGATAAACGTTCATTTATCAGTAAAAAAGATCTGCTTGTGGGACGAGGCGCTGTTACCCAATCCCACCGAAAACGATTTCAGGAACTGTATTTCAATCACCCGTTGTGCAATATTGGGCAAGTAAATATGGATAATGAAGGGAACAAGTACCTTGTTGAGAAAATGACTATTGACGAGCAACTGGAGTACAAATTCATTTTAAGTTTGGAAGGGAATGATGTGGCTACCAATCTGAAATGGATCATGTCGTCGAATTCGCTGGCGGTGATGCCCTGCCCAAAATACGAAACATGGTTCATGGAAGGTACTTTAGTCGCAAATTATCATTACGTGATGATAGAAGATGATTATTCGGATTTGGAAGAGCGACTAAATTATTATATCGGACATCCCGAAGAAGCCCTCGAAATTGTAAGAAATGCAAACGAGTATACCAACCAGTTCAGGAATAAAAATAG